The DNA segment CCGGCAACGCCGCCGGCTCGATTCAGATTTCAGGCACCGCCGAGCCGGAACAACTGCCGTTTTTTATCGCCTCGTGCGACTATACCCTCATGGGCGAGGAATTATACGCCGCCTCGAGTTATCTGAGTCACGAGCCGAAACTTCTCGGGGGCCTCAAAGGTCAGGATTTCATAAAATTAATTTTGATTATTTTAATAATTATCGGCGTTATTATGGCCACTTTCGGCGCCGGTGATTGGTTTCATTCTCTCTTTTCAACCGGCTGATAGATTTTATATTCTTGGTATTTGGGAAACTTTTAACTATTTTTGATTTGTGAAAGCCAGACTCCGTTCGATCATATTCTCCCTTGCATCCCTCACGGCAATGGTAATCTTGTTTCTTCCGTCTTCGGCGGGTGCCGAGCCGGACGGCGGCCTATTCCGGGTGGAAAGAACCTCGGTATTGATTTTTGTCATACTTTTCTCGGCGGTAATTCTCACCTATACCCGCTGGGCCAAGCAGGGGAAGAAGTTATTTATCCGGAAAATCGCCGGTCTTGACGCGGTCGAAGAGGCCGTCGGACGGGCCACGGAGATGGGTAAGCCGGTCCTTTTTATCCCCGGTATTTCCGAAATCGATGAAATTGAAACGATCGCCGGGGTCTCCATCCTCGGCCGGGTTGCCCGGATTACGGCCCAGTACGATACCCCTTTGATTGTGCCGGTCAGATACCCCATGATTCTGGCCGCCGGTCAGGAAGTGGTCGAGCAGGCCTATACCGAAATGGGAAAGAAGGACTCTTACAATCAGGATATAGTTCGCTATGTCGCCGGTGAGCAGTTCGCTTTCACTGCTACTGTCAATGGTATCATGATGCGCGATAAACCGGCCGCCAATATTTATATGGGGGCCTTTTTTGCCGAATCGCTCCTTCTGGCCGAAACCGGCAACGCCGCCGGATCGATTCAGATTGCCGGAACCGCCCGTCCCGAGCAGTTGCCCTTCTTTGTCGCCGCCTGCGACTATACCCTGATGGGTGAGGAGTTATTTGCGGCCTCCAGTTATCTGAGTCACGAGCCGTTGCTTCTCGGCGGCCTTAAGGGCCAGGATTTTATCAAGGTCCTGTTGGTGGCGGCCGTGGCGATCGGCACTATTTTAATGACTTTCGAGGCCGGTGAAACCTTTAAAAAATTATTCACCGCGGGATAAGATGCGTAATACTCTGCCCATAATAATCGCATTTCTGTCCGGCCTTATCATGGTGGTCGGCTTCTTTCTCAATCCGGCGACCACCTTTCTGGGCAACACCGAAGAGGAAGTCCTTCAGTGGGCCTCCATTGTTGGCGGTTTTACCCTGCTTTTGGGAGTCGTCTCCATAGTCCGGGTGAATGCCAAAACGGTAAGTCAGAAAAAAAAGGGGTGGCTCTTCAATCTGGCGACTCTGATTTCGATTTTTGCCATGGCCATTCCCTCCGTTGTGCCCTTCACTACGACATCGAATTTCGGGAAGGTCCTATATAAAATTTTCCCTGAAAGTTGGGCCTCGCTTTTCGGAACCGCTCCCGGTTCCATTTATGACTGGCTGTTCAATTATATGGATTCGCCGATGATGGCGACCATGTTTGCCATGCTGGCCTTCTATATCGCCTCCGCCGCCTACCGGGCTTTCCGC comes from the Candidatus Zixiibacteriota bacterium genome and includes:
- a CDS encoding conserved membrane hypothetical protein (Evidence 4 : Unknown function but conserved in other organisms); this translates as MRNTLPIIIAFLSGLIMVVGFFLNPATTFLGNTEEEVLQWASIVGGFTLLLGVVSIVRVNAKTVSQKKKGWLFNLATLISIFAMAIPSVVPFTTTSNFGKVLYKIFPESWASLFGTAPGSIYDWLFNYMDSPMMATMFAMLAFYIASAAYRAFRARNAEATLLLLTAVLVMLWRIPMGEAFLKLFSDNIPVYINTYIMNGANAAVQRGIVIGAALGAASMSLRIMLGIERTYMGK
- a CDS encoding conserved hypothetical protein (Evidence 4 : Unknown function but conserved in other organisms), which produces MVILFLPSSAGAEPDGGLFRVERTSVLIFVILFSAVILTYTRWAKQGKKLFIRKIAGLDAVEEAVGRATEMGKPVLFIPGISEIDEIETIAGVSILGRVARITAQYDTPLIVPVRYPMILAAGQEVVEQAYTEMGKKDSYNQDIVRYVAGEQFAFTATVNGIMMRDKPAANIYMGAFFAESLLLAETGNAAGSIQIAGTARPEQLPFFVAACDYTLMGEELFAASSYLSHEPLLLGGLKGQDFIKVLLVAAVAIGTILMTFEAGETFKKLFTAG